AGAGATTAGAATGATTCATGATAAAATAGATCATTTAATTATGCATCAGCAGCAAGAATTAATCGAAATTCAGAAAGTACAAATCGAAATGATGAATGATATTCTGGATCAGATTAAGAGATAAATGTTAATGAAAATTTCAATCTTTTTAAATTCCAAATCCCAATATCAATCTCAAAAATGAATATCAATTTAAAATATTCTAAAAGAAGTCAAACAAATATGTAAAAAGAAGCAAATTTAAAAAAAAGGAGCGAAGCGACCTTTAGAAAATCTAAAATCAAAAGTGTTTGAAGTAATATCCTCCAAGCATAAAAATGAAGTTTAGAACTGCTATTCTCCAAATGATTTTTTTATAATTTCTTGACTTATCAAAAAAATGAAGAGCTGCAAAAGCAAAGAGTAAAAGACAGGAATATAGCGCTGGATACATTTTAAAAGCTGCTAAAAACTGCCCTTGAAAAAGTAAGAATAATGACCGCTGAAAACCACAGCCCAGACAATCAAAACCGAAGATGGTTTTGAAAAGGCAAGGGATCATATATTTCTCTAAAGTCATGGTAGATCTTTTTGCAATTTTACTAAAAAAATACGACAAACCTTTGAAATAGAATAGAAGTACTATTTGAAAGTTTTATACTTTTGAAATCTTAAACTTTGAATTAATGAAAGCTTTTAAAATAATAATAATGATTCTTGCAATTTCGGTAGCGCTATATGAGCAGGTTTCAGAAGAAAAAAATATTTACATCATGATTGTTGCAATTGTGGTTTTTATGTTTGGAATGATGCAGCTGAGCGCTAAAACCCCAAGTAAAAATAACGATAAAGAAGAGTAGGATGCTGGTAAAAGGAGATAAGGTTTCTGTATTGGATGAAGCTATTAATGGAACAGTAGTTTCTGTGAAAAATAATGAGATTTTGATTGAAACTGAAGATGGATTTTTGATGACATTTTTAGTCAATGAATTACTTAAGATTCAAGATTCCAGTAATTTAATGAATTCTATTAAAAGAATTAATTTAGATGAAGTGTCAAAAGAGAAAACAGAACCCAAACCAAGAAGTTTTGTTAAAGAAAAGAAGGAAAAACGAGATGTAGGAGTTCCAGAATTTGATTTGCATATTGAAAAATTAGTACCAAATAAACGTGGGATGTCCAATTATGATATTTTGACACTGCAGACAGAAACGGCAAAAAGACATATCGAATTTGCGATTCGAAACCGCATTCCTAAAATTGTTTTTATCCATGGTGTAGGTGAAGGAATTTTGAAAGCGGAATTGGATTTTCTATTAGGAAGATACGACGGAATAGATTTTCAGGATGCCAATTATCAAAAATATGGACTTGGAGCAACTGAAGTTTATTTTAGGCAAAACAATAAATAAAATAAAATTTAACCTTTTTAAATCGGTTGTTTTTGAAAATAAAAACGTCTGTTTTTCGAAACTGATTTTAGTATTTAATCAGATAGAAAAACAGACGTTTTTTTGTAGGAATCTAAGAGTTGTTTATAGAATGAAAAACTCTTTTTTACAGGTTAGTTTCAAACCTTCCAAGGAAGAACTCAGTTGGAAGTTTAAAGTTGCTTTTACCTTTTAACATCGTCACATTTCTTAAAGTAACCGTATGGTAGTAAGTGTTTCCTACCAATGTTGTGGTTACTTCTATTATACCGCTTTTTTCAGCTTCGCCAGTTTGTCCTGTCCAATCTTCTCCAATTGCTGGACTCGCTGGAAAGGTAGTGTTGCAAAAATAACTTGAAGAAAAAGAACCACTGTCTTTTGCTACAGCTTTGTAATATAATTTGTTTGTAGTTGTGGTCTGATTTATTAGACCAGTTCTAGGTTTTCCAGTAGCAGTAACTTCGTTTTTTATTAATTCAGGATCAAGATTATCAAGCATAATAAAAAATGCAGCACTAAAATTATATACTCGATTTAGACCGTTGTTTGTACAACGCCCAGCAGTTTCGCTGTCAAATACTAAACTTGCAGGAACATTCGTAGTAGTGCTGAATGTACCAAATGGGTATGTTGGATACGTTTGAGGTTTTGAGCCAGAAATATCGAAAGTGATATTTTTAAAGCTAATATCGTGGTTGTAACCAGTAAGCTTTGTGCTTCCATCAGCAGCAAGAACTGGATCTTTTTGTGTTGTATTGATAACAATTTTTCCAGAAGTAGCAATCCATTCATCCGTTACTTTAGGTGTACTAGGTGGAATAATTCCGCAAATATTATCGGATACTAATGCACCATCGTATGCTCTGTAAATAGCACGATAGGTTCCCTTTCCTCCAGTAGGAATGTCATATTCGTACTCACCTGTATCTTCTTTTAAGCCAGCATTTGCAGGCATTTGAAGTAAAAAAGCCTCCTGAGATTTTAATTTATACAATAAAGTGACATCATTATTTTGAGTACAGCTAGTAGGATCAACACTTTCGAAGTTTATTTCTTGAACAGTTAAATCTCCGTCATCACATCCATTCAGTAAAAAAGCAAATAATATAAGGGAAGCGTATTTTTTCATCGTAAAATTTATTTGGGTCAAAAATAGTGAAAAAAATGGCAAATGATATTGAAGATTTGACAATTGATATTTCTTAACTTTGCAGTAATGAAAAAAGTATATCTAGATAATGCCTCAACAACAGCAATGCGTCCCGAAGTAATTCAGGAAATGACTAGAGTAATGCAAGAGGATTTTGGTAATCCGTCGTCTACACATAGTTTTGGACGCAATGGTAAAACAATATTAGAACTTTCAAGAAAAAGTATTGCCAAACATTTAAATTGTACGGCTCAAGAAATTATTTTTACTTCTGGAGGAACTGAAGCCGATAACTGGATTTTGCGTTCAGCTGTTGAAGATTTAAAAGTAGAGCGAATAATTACTTCAAGAATAGAGCATCACGCTGTTTTGCATACTGTTTGGGCACTTCAAGAAGAATACAATATCCAAGTTGATTATGTAAATGTAAATCCAGATGGAAGTTTGGATTTGACCCATTTGTCTAATTTACTTTCAGATGAAAAAAAGACATTGGTTAGTCTAATGCATGTTAACAACGAAACGGGAACC
This portion of the Flavobacterium panacagri genome encodes:
- a CDS encoding DUF2752 domain-containing protein encodes the protein MTLEKYMIPCLFKTIFGFDCLGCGFQRSLFLLFQGQFLAAFKMYPALYSCLLLFAFAALHFFDKSRNYKKIIWRIAVLNFIFMLGGYYFKHF
- a CDS encoding Smr/MutS family protein; translated protein: MLVKGDKVSVLDEAINGTVVSVKNNEILIETEDGFLMTFLVNELLKIQDSSNLMNSIKRINLDEVSKEKTEPKPRSFVKEKKEKRDVGVPEFDLHIEKLVPNKRGMSNYDILTLQTETAKRHIEFAIRNRIPKIVFIHGVGEGILKAELDFLLGRYDGIDFQDANYQKYGLGATEVYFRQNNK